In one Sporomusa sphaeroides DSM 2875 genomic region, the following are encoded:
- the rnfB gene encoding RnfABCDGE type electron transport complex subunit B, whose translation MKKITAGILFLMLAGFDQAVHAAVAVESSIDANVGADTVIAAIVLLVSMGLLFGIIMAYANKKFAVEVNPLIHIVEDILPKGQCGACGYPGCMGYAEAVVTNPDVPPNLCTPGKDVVAKLVGELTGKAAAPVDPRIAQVRCAGTYVKAGKANEYVGVEDCVAANLLFGGPKSCKYGCLGLGTCVKACPFGAMEMSADGLPIIDPDKCTGCAKCETVCPKKVIAMMPLGASVRVNCNSHDKGAVAKKACSAACIGCTLCMKECPYGAIKMESNLAVVDAKVCIEKCNNPTCLAKCPTKAIREAVLGVVPGSEVEDVVA comes from the coding sequence ATGAAAAAAATAACAGCCGGCATTCTGTTTCTTATGCTGGCCGGATTTGATCAAGCTGTACATGCTGCAGTGGCAGTCGAGTCGTCGATTGACGCGAATGTCGGGGCTGATACCGTAATTGCGGCTATAGTTTTACTAGTCTCCATGGGACTGTTGTTCGGTATTATTATGGCCTATGCCAACAAGAAGTTTGCCGTTGAGGTTAATCCGCTTATTCATATTGTTGAGGACATACTCCCCAAAGGACAGTGCGGCGCGTGCGGCTATCCCGGCTGCATGGGCTATGCCGAGGCCGTGGTGACCAACCCGGATGTCCCGCCCAATCTCTGTACCCCTGGCAAGGACGTTGTCGCCAAACTGGTCGGCGAGCTGACAGGCAAGGCGGCGGCGCCCGTTGACCCCCGGATTGCCCAGGTCAGGTGCGCCGGTACGTATGTCAAGGCCGGTAAGGCCAATGAATACGTCGGTGTGGAGGACTGCGTGGCAGCCAACCTGTTATTCGGCGGCCCTAAGAGCTGTAAATATGGTTGTCTGGGTCTTGGCACCTGTGTCAAAGCTTGTCCGTTTGGCGCTATGGAAATGAGTGCCGACGGCCTGCCGATTATTGATCCGGATAAATGTACCGGTTGTGCAAAATGTGAAACAGTTTGTCCGAAAAAAGTCATTGCTATGATGCCGCTGGGAGCTTCTGTCCGTGTTAATTGTAATTCACATGATAAGGGCGCGGTTGCTAAGAAAGCCTGCAGCGCTGCTTGTATTGGCTGCACCTTATGTATGAAAGAATGCCCGTATGGCGCTATTAAGATGGAGAGCAATTTAGCGGTTGTTGACGCCAAAGTATGTATCGAGAAGTGTAACAATCCTACTTGCCTGGCTAAATGTCCGACTAAAGCCATCAGGGAAGCTGTGCTTGGGGTAGTGCCCGGCAGCGAAGTGGAAGATGTTGTAGCATAA
- the radC gene encoding RadC family protein: MTVDKQLMMKELPETERPREKMLAKGAKALSNAELLAILLRTGTKNMPVNRLAEQLLVKYELSGLGSISPQELSKTAGIGLVKAVTVVAAIELGCRLSRKEPAERPVIRNPRDAADLMMPELRYQTKEHFVALLLSTKNHVIARAIISVGSLNASIVHPRELFREAISYSAASVVLVHNHPSGDPTPSREDIALTKQLVEAGTVLNISVLDHVIIGDGKYVSFKEKGII; this comes from the coding sequence ATGACTGTAGATAAACAGTTAATGATGAAAGAACTGCCTGAGACGGAAAGGCCGCGCGAAAAAATGCTTGCCAAGGGAGCCAAAGCTCTTAGTAATGCCGAGTTATTGGCGATACTTCTCCGCACAGGCACGAAAAATATGCCGGTTAACCGGCTTGCTGAACAACTGTTAGTTAAATATGAATTGTCCGGCCTTGGCAGCATATCACCACAGGAATTGAGCAAAACTGCAGGCATCGGCTTAGTCAAAGCCGTTACGGTGGTGGCTGCCATAGAACTGGGCTGCCGGCTGAGCCGGAAAGAGCCGGCAGAACGTCCGGTAATAAGGAATCCGCGTGATGCCGCAGATTTGATGATGCCGGAGCTGAGATATCAGACAAAAGAGCATTTTGTTGCCTTGCTTTTGTCCACCAAGAATCATGTTATTGCCCGGGCAATTATCTCTGTCGGCAGTTTAAATGCTTCTATTGTTCATCCGCGGGAACTTTTCCGGGAAGCCATCAGTTACAGTGCGGCATCGGTTGTCCTGGTGCATAACCACCCCAGCGGTGATCCGACTCCCAGCAGGGAAGATATCGCATTGACGAAACAACTGGTGGAAGCCGGAACAGTACTGAATATTTCCGTACTTGACCATGTAATAATCGGCGATGGCAAGTATGTTAGTTTTAAGGAAAAGGGAATAATATAA
- a CDS encoding DUF4321 domain-containing protein: MVKTGTKRGSSAGKNMGMMVLFLVTGAVVGGILGELAASSSLLSGIAPYLIKPFPVFDVPPVAINLYVIKLVIGFALYPNLMSIIGIIAAVILFRRF, encoded by the coding sequence ATGGTGAAAACCGGCACAAAAAGAGGCAGCTCAGCCGGAAAAAATATGGGTATGATGGTATTATTTCTTGTCACCGGAGCAGTTGTCGGCGGCATTTTAGGCGAACTTGCCGCCAGTTCCAGTTTGCTTTCAGGCATTGCTCCCTACTTAATAAAACCGTTTCCTGTGTTTGATGTGCCACCGGTAGCCATTAACCTGTATGTAATAAAACTGGTAATTGGTTTTGCCTTGTACCCTAATTTGATGAGTATAATAGGGATTATTGCGGCAGTTATCCTTTTCCGGCGTTTTTAG
- a CDS encoding Maf family protein: protein MKIVLASSSPRRQQLLELIGLTFTIVVSQIEEDNAKDLPPHELAIGQARDKAMDVSKQVAGDAVVIGADTIVVLDGKVFGKPVDRQDAVRMLTALAGREHTVISGVAVVRGGRVFTGFSATAVTLRPLSVTQIERYVDNGEPMDKAGAYAIQGRGTLLVESINGCYNNVVGLPLVLLSKLLGQAGVELL from the coding sequence ATGAAAATAGTTCTGGCATCATCGTCGCCCCGGCGGCAGCAGCTGCTGGAGTTAATCGGTCTTACATTTACGATTGTTGTCAGCCAAATTGAGGAAGATAATGCTAAAGACCTGCCGCCTCACGAATTGGCGATAGGTCAGGCACGCGATAAAGCCATGGATGTTAGTAAACAGGTTGCCGGAGATGCCGTAGTCATTGGGGCTGACACTATTGTGGTTTTGGACGGGAAGGTATTTGGCAAACCGGTGGACAGGCAGGATGCTGTCAGAATGCTCACAGCTCTTGCCGGCAGAGAGCATACGGTTATTTCCGGCGTGGCAGTGGTCAGAGGCGGCCGGGTGTTCACTGGTTTCAGTGCGACTGCCGTTACCCTCAGACCGCTGTCAGTTACTCAAATCGAGCGATATGTGGATAACGGCGAACCGATGGACAAAGCCGGCGCTTATGCGATTCAAGGGCGGGGAACACTGCTGGTGGAAAGCATTAATGGCTGCTATAATAATGTGGTGGGTTTACCGCTTGTTTTGCTGTCAAAACTATTAGGACAGGCTGGAGTAGAACTGTTATGA
- the mrdA gene encoding penicillin-binding protein 2 codes for MLAKREYGRLEIFGIIIIFIFVALVSRLGYLQMAQGQYYGQLADGNRIRLIPIMAPRGVFYDRNGVMLVSNRPGFTISLLPINGPVPDEVIGKLAVILNLNAEEIKGKLSQKTGSFEPIRVKTDVGPEIVTKIEERRSELPGVVIEIQPLRNYINNELAAHIFGYVGEINETELESGKAQGYKARDIVGKFGLERVYDKEIRGTDGGNQVEVDANGRPVQVIGKKDPIPGNNLVLTIDQRIQKAAEAAIDEQLIYLQTKAGYTNAKAAAAVVLNPKTGEVLAMVSRPTFNPNAFNGGISSKDWKLLNENPHHPMDNKAIAGVYPPGSTFKIITGAAALELGKVTPEEKILDTGTHWIIPKGNAMGEALGWINFREALSKSDNVYFYEMGNRLGIDNLEKFARMFGLGAYTGINLPGESDGLVANRRYKEKVYGEDWYLSETFDAAIGQGFQLATPLQMAVVIGQVANDGQRYKPQLVSRITGPNGEVIKTFEPEKTGQVILAESNWTLIQESLREVAQEGGTAATAFGDFPVAIAGKTGTSENSHGSDHGWFVGYGPYEDPRVAVAIIVEQGGFGSSSAVPIAKKIMEAAFNINQTPAEAAKIYRPQTAL; via the coding sequence ATGCTTGCTAAACGTGAATATGGCAGACTAGAGATTTTTGGTATAATTATCATTTTCATATTTGTTGCCTTAGTATCTCGTCTTGGCTATCTGCAAATGGCACAAGGTCAATACTACGGACAGCTGGCTGACGGCAACCGCATCAGGCTTATTCCCATTATGGCCCCACGGGGCGTTTTTTATGACCGGAATGGCGTAATGCTGGTATCGAATCGTCCGGGTTTCACCATATCTTTACTGCCCATTAACGGGCCGGTTCCCGATGAAGTTATCGGCAAGCTGGCTGTTATCCTTAACCTCAATGCAGAAGAGATTAAAGGGAAATTATCTCAGAAAACCGGCTCATTTGAACCTATCCGGGTCAAAACCGATGTCGGTCCTGAAATTGTTACCAAAATTGAAGAACGGCGCTCAGAATTGCCTGGGGTTGTTATTGAAATTCAGCCGCTGCGAAATTATATTAATAATGAGCTTGCCGCTCATATTTTTGGTTATGTCGGCGAGATTAATGAGACAGAGCTGGAAAGCGGCAAAGCCCAGGGGTATAAAGCGAGAGATATTGTCGGCAAATTTGGTTTAGAAAGAGTGTATGACAAAGAAATTCGCGGTACTGACGGCGGCAACCAGGTGGAGGTTGACGCTAATGGCCGTCCGGTACAGGTAATTGGCAAGAAGGACCCGATACCTGGCAATAACTTAGTGCTGACAATTGATCAGCGAATCCAAAAGGCGGCCGAAGCGGCCATTGATGAACAGCTGATTTATCTGCAGACCAAAGCAGGCTACACCAATGCCAAAGCCGCCGCTGCCGTAGTCTTGAACCCGAAGACCGGGGAAGTTTTGGCCATGGTAAGTCGTCCGACCTTTAATCCTAATGCATTTAATGGCGGTATCTCCAGTAAAGACTGGAAATTACTTAACGAGAATCCGCATCACCCGATGGATAACAAAGCGATAGCCGGTGTATATCCGCCAGGCTCAACCTTTAAAATTATTACCGGTGCGGCGGCATTAGAGCTTGGAAAAGTAACACCGGAAGAAAAAATCCTTGATACCGGCACGCACTGGATTATCCCCAAAGGTAATGCTATGGGGGAAGCTTTGGGATGGATTAACTTCCGTGAAGCCTTGTCTAAATCGGATAATGTGTACTTTTATGAGATGGGTAATCGGTTGGGTATTGATAATCTGGAAAAGTTTGCCCGCATGTTTGGCTTGGGTGCCTATACCGGAATCAATTTGCCGGGGGAATCGGACGGTCTGGTGGCCAACCGGCGGTATAAAGAAAAAGTGTATGGAGAAGACTGGTATTTATCAGAGACCTTTGATGCTGCCATTGGGCAAGGCTTTCAATTGGCAACGCCGCTCCAAATGGCTGTGGTTATTGGTCAGGTTGCCAACGACGGTCAGCGTTATAAGCCGCAACTGGTTAGCAGGATTACCGGCCCTAATGGCGAGGTTATAAAAACCTTTGAGCCGGAAAAAACAGGTCAGGTGATTCTGGCCGAGAGCAATTGGACTCTTATCCAGGAATCGTTGCGGGAAGTTGCCCAGGAAGGTGGTACTGCGGCCACTGCGTTTGGAGATTTTCCTGTTGCCATTGCCGGAAAAACAGGTACATCGGAAAATTCTCATGGCAGTGACCATGGCTGGTTTGTAGGCTATGGTCCTTATGAAGATCCGCGGGTGGCAGTTGCTATTATTGTTGAACAAGGCGGTTTTGGTTCATCATCGGCAGTACCTATTGCCAAAAAAATTATGGAAGCAGCTTTTAATATTAACCAGACTCCGGCTGAAGCGGCTAAAATATACCGGCCGCAGACGGCGTTATAA
- a CDS encoding rod shape-determining protein, with protein MFNLFGSLSRDMGIDLGTANTLVHVKGRGIVLREPSVVAIQRDTGEVLAVGEEAKQMIGRTPGNIVAIRPLKDGVIADFDVTQAMLKYFIKKAMDSKSFIRPRVIVGVPSGVTEVEKRAVIDATIQAGAREAYLIEEPMAAAIGAGLPVHEPTGNMVVDIGGGTTEVAVISLGGIVTSRSIRIGGDEMDEAIIQYIKRTYNLMIGERTAEEVKITIGSAITPKADEQMDVRGRDLVTGLPKTLIIKASEVQLALSEPVAGIIEAVKVTLEKTPPELASDIMDRGIVMTGGGSLLRGLDTLLNKETGMPVHISEEALSCVAAGTGGALESIDLLKRVLMPPKKTQLG; from the coding sequence ATGTTCAATTTGTTCGGTTCACTATCGCGTGATATGGGGATAGATCTCGGTACAGCCAATACACTGGTGCATGTGAAAGGCAGGGGGATTGTTCTGAGAGAACCGTCCGTAGTAGCCATCCAGCGTGATACCGGGGAAGTGTTGGCTGTCGGTGAGGAAGCCAAGCAGATGATTGGGCGTACGCCGGGGAATATTGTGGCCATTCGACCGCTCAAAGATGGCGTAATTGCTGATTTTGACGTAACTCAGGCGATGCTTAAATATTTTATAAAAAAAGCAATGGATTCAAAGTCTTTTATCAGGCCGCGAGTCATTGTCGGTGTACCTTCCGGTGTTACCGAGGTTGAAAAAAGAGCGGTTATTGACGCTACAATTCAGGCCGGGGCACGGGAAGCCTATTTGATTGAAGAACCGATGGCCGCAGCCATTGGCGCGGGCTTGCCTGTTCATGAACCGACCGGGAATATGGTTGTTGATATTGGCGGCGGCACTACCGAAGTAGCCGTTATTTCACTGGGCGGCATTGTTACCAGCCGTTCTATCCGTATTGGCGGCGATGAGATGGATGAGGCGATTATTCAGTATATTAAACGCACTTATAACTTAATGATCGGTGAACGTACTGCAGAAGAAGTGAAAATTACTATTGGTTCGGCCATTACTCCGAAAGCCGATGAACAAATGGATGTACGCGGGCGGGATTTAGTAACCGGTTTACCTAAGACCTTGATTATTAAAGCCAGTGAAGTGCAATTAGCACTCAGTGAGCCGGTAGCAGGTATTATTGAAGCTGTTAAGGTTACCTTGGAGAAAACCCCCCCTGAACTGGCTTCCGATATCATGGACCGGGGAATCGTTATGACTGGTGGCGGGTCGCTTTTAAGAGGGCTGGATACGCTGCTGAACAAAGAAACAGGGATGCCGGTACATATTTCCGAAGAAGCTTTGTCCTGTGTTGCCGCAGGTACTGGTGGAGCACTGGAAAGCATTGATCTTTTAAAACGGGTGCTAATGCCGCCCAAAAAGACTCAACTAGGCTGA
- a CDS encoding Gx transporter family protein: MAKTKRLVFLALLVAVAAALHVVESRLPVPVPVPGVKLGLTNIISLLTIIMLGWRDAVYVTVARVLLGSLFGGSLFGPAFVMSMGGALASIFIMSYAANTYGKVFSPVGVSVLGAATHNIAQVILAAMLVNSLGLLWYLPYLLLFAVPTGLCTGLAANYFLAKIPVKHGLTCKDTD; this comes from the coding sequence ATGGCTAAGACAAAACGCCTGGTTTTTTTAGCCCTGCTTGTCGCCGTAGCTGCCGCCCTGCATGTTGTGGAAAGCCGGCTGCCGGTTCCCGTACCTGTACCTGGTGTAAAGCTGGGATTGACTAATATAATTTCACTGCTGACAATCATTATGCTAGGCTGGCGGGATGCTGTGTATGTTACCGTTGCCCGGGTGTTACTAGGCTCGTTATTTGGCGGTTCCCTGTTTGGACCGGCATTTGTTATGAGTATGGGCGGTGCGCTGGCCAGTATTTTTATTATGAGTTATGCAGCTAATACCTACGGCAAGGTATTTTCCCCTGTCGGTGTCAGTGTACTTGGCGCAGCAACTCACAATATTGCGCAAGTAATTTTGGCAGCTATGCTTGTTAATAGTCTGGGGCTGTTATGGTATCTGCCATACCTATTGCTTTTTGCCGTACCGACTGGACTCTGCACCGGCCTGGCGGCTAATTATTTTCTTGCTAAAATTCCAGTAAAGCATGGCTTGACTTGTAAAGATACGGATTGA
- the mreC gene encoding rod shape-determining protein MreC, with amino-acid sequence MRFIHKKAVILLVAVLTVFLLAGTVAKGKYQFAFMEQTVITLLTPIEYVLGKLGFAIRHTSSFTRQIMTVYRDNQALKAENEGLRQKDVNTTEILAENARLRGMLDYKKTVPQFDFITAQVIARDPGTWTSIIIINRGAADGIAKDMAVVTAQGLVGNVVTVYNNAAKVQLILDPRSAVGCLVQRPESRVAGIVEGSTFNSHAPRMINIARDADVIKGDKIITSGFGGIYPKGLLVGEVMDIVNDEGGLLKYAVLKPAVDFDRLEEVLIIVQSREVQLVPSAAAPTTPGQTWSSSPVQPKGAGQ; translated from the coding sequence GTGCGATTCATTCACAAAAAGGCGGTCATTCTCTTAGTGGCGGTGCTTACCGTCTTTTTGCTGGCCGGTACTGTAGCCAAAGGGAAATATCAGTTTGCTTTTATGGAGCAGACTGTAATTACATTGTTAACTCCGATCGAATATGTATTAGGCAAACTTGGGTTTGCTATACGTCACACAAGTTCTTTTACCAGACAAATTATGACAGTGTATCGTGATAATCAGGCGCTGAAAGCTGAAAATGAGGGACTGCGCCAAAAAGATGTTAATACTACGGAGATTTTGGCAGAGAATGCGCGATTGCGGGGTATGCTGGATTACAAAAAAACTGTTCCGCAGTTTGATTTTATCACCGCGCAAGTAATTGCCCGTGATCCGGGAACATGGACCAGCATAATTATCATAAACCGTGGTGCTGCCGATGGGATAGCAAAGGATATGGCGGTGGTAACTGCCCAAGGACTTGTTGGCAATGTCGTAACCGTTTATAATAATGCTGCCAAAGTGCAGCTCATCCTGGACCCGCGGAGCGCGGTCGGCTGCCTGGTGCAACGGCCTGAGTCGCGGGTAGCTGGTATTGTTGAAGGCAGTACCTTTAATTCGCACGCACCGCGAATGATTAATATTGCCCGTGACGCCGATGTAATCAAGGGTGATAAGATCATTACCTCCGGTTTCGGCGGTATATATCCCAAAGGTTTATTAGTTGGTGAAGTTATGGATATTGTTAATGATGAAGGCGGATTGTTAAAATATGCTGTCTTGAAGCCGGCAGTAGATTTTGATAGACTAGAAGAGGTATTAATCATCGTACAGTCGCGCGAAGTGCAACTTGTGCCGTCGGCGGCTGCTCCCACTACACCGGGGCAAACCTGGTCTAGTTCGCCTGTACAGCCGAAAGGGGCAGGTCAATGA
- a CDS encoding NusG domain II-containing protein, giving the protein MLTKADKWLISALLLFATAGIGLNMYYLSGASGQEKHMVISVNGQIVKTIPLRPGYSGEFRIGGDSHFNVIEYKDGHVHMKEADCPDQICVQSGWINTPPQQIVCLPYRVVVKITADSSADIDDIVR; this is encoded by the coding sequence ATGCTTACAAAAGCTGACAAATGGCTGATTAGTGCTTTGTTACTATTTGCAACTGCCGGTATCGGCCTTAATATGTACTACCTGTCAGGAGCAAGCGGTCAGGAAAAGCATATGGTCATATCAGTAAACGGCCAGATAGTAAAAACAATTCCGTTACGTCCGGGTTATTCCGGAGAATTTAGGATTGGCGGCGATAGCCATTTTAACGTTATTGAGTACAAAGATGGACATGTACATATGAAAGAAGCTGACTGTCCGGATCAAATTTGTGTTCAGTCAGGCTGGATAAATACTCCGCCACAGCAGATCGTATGTTTACCTTACCGGGTTGTTGTCAAAATAACAGCCGATAGTTCTGCTGATATTGACGACATTGTGAGGTAA
- the mreD gene encoding rod shape-determining protein MreD, with protein sequence MRTIVVWAGLLLGTIAVQSVLLPLIFSNGTKPDILLIIVVASGLLAGRERGVGIGFFAGVMQDFASGNIFGLNTLSKMATGYIAGLAERKVFKESMVLPVLAITMATFFNSVSMQALLLLLGYKVELIPMLQYQLLPSLAYNILFCIPIHRLIYRITFGNRSQF encoded by the coding sequence ATGAGAACAATAGTCGTCTGGGCCGGGTTACTTCTAGGCACTATTGCTGTTCAGTCTGTCTTACTGCCATTAATTTTTAGCAATGGGACTAAACCTGATATATTGTTAATTATTGTTGTAGCCAGCGGTTTGCTTGCCGGCCGGGAGCGGGGTGTTGGTATCGGTTTTTTTGCAGGTGTAATGCAGGACTTTGCGTCAGGCAATATTTTCGGCTTGAACACCTTATCGAAGATGGCTACAGGCTATATAGCCGGCTTGGCTGAACGCAAGGTATTTAAAGAAAGTATGGTATTGCCGGTATTGGCGATTACCATGGCTACTTTCTTTAACAGCGTGAGCATGCAGGCTCTGCTTTTGCTGTTGGGTTACAAGGTGGAGCTTATTCCTATGCTGCAATATCAGCTATTACCTTCCTTGGCCTATAATATTTTGTTTTGTATTCCGATTCACCGGCTGATTTACCGGATTACTTTCGGTAACCGCAGTCAATTTTGA